The window ACCCCTCCCCTTACCAAGGGGAGGGGAAGGGGAGGGGTTAGAGACACCTAGCGCAGAAGGTGATGAACCAATTGAGTTAGTAGTAACAGGCGAGCAAGATGGATATAGAGTACCAGATACATCAACTGCTACTAGAACAGACACACCTCTACGTGATATTCCCCAGTCGATTCAAGTAGTTCCTCAAGAGGTCATTAAAGATCAGCAAATTACACGAATTTCCGATGCTGTCCGCAATGTATCTGGGGTTACCCCAGTGACGAGCTTTAGTGGCTCCTACGATGAATACACTATTCGCGGATTCACCAGCTATTTTAACAGTAGCTTGAGAAACGGGGTTAAAACTCGAAGAACTCAATTCAATTACGGTACCAATATAGAACGAGTTGAAGTTCTCAAAGGCCCAGCCTCGGTACTGTATGGTCAGCTTGAACCTGGCGGAACTATAAATTACGTCACCAAACAACCACTGGATGAACCTTACTATTCAGCTGAATTTGTAGCAGGGAGCTATAGCTTCTATCGTCCCTCGATAGATATTTCTGGGCCACTCAATGCCGACAAAACGTTGCTGTATCGCTTAAATGTTGCCTACGAAAACTCTGATAGTTTTCGCGATTTCATTGAGGGCGAGGTTTTCTCCATATCTCCTGTCTTAACTTACAAGCTTAGTGATGCAACAACCCTTAATCTCGAATATGAGTATATTTACAGTGACAGGGGTTTTGACCGTGGCTTTCAGCCAAGCCCTATCTATTTTGAACTCCCTAGAAGTCGCAACTTAGGAGAAGCCGATGATTATTACCGTATTAACTACCATCGGGCAGCTTTGACGCTAGATCATCGATTTAGTGAAAGTTTACGACTTAGGAGTGTTCTTACTGCTCAATCCTCTTTATCTCAATATAAATACATCAATCGCAGTGGATTGATCGAACCAGATGGTCGCACAGTACGACGAAACTATAACGAAAATCCTGATGGTCTTTTAAGTGAAGATTTTTCTGTGCAAACCGATTTGATTGGTAAATTCAACACTGGCTCTATCGAGCATCAGCTGCTCTTGGGTTTAGATTTGAGTAGAAGTACGGATAATTATTCTCAATCTGAAAAGCGTGGCGATTTCCCTTCACTAGATATCTTCAATCCTATTTATGGTTTGCGTCCTACTAACATCCAAAGGGGTTATGAAGAATATACGAAGATCAACACGACGGGGATTTATTTGCAAGACCAAATAACCTTGCTACCTAATTTAAAGTTACTGCTCGGTGGAAGATACGATTTTGTCGATCGCAACACTTTAGCAGGTCTCAATCAAGATCTTACGAGGTCAGACTTTTACGATTCCGCTTTTTCGCCACGCGCAGGAATTGTATACCAACCATCAGATTTCATTTCACTATATGCTAGTTACAGCAGCTCTTTTGTTCCTAACAATGACAGAACAGTCACAGGAGAACAGCTAGAACCCTCTCGCGGCACACAGTATGAAGTTGGTGTCAAAGGCGAACTTTTTGACAAGCGACTCTCAGCAACACTAGCAGCTTATGACATCACCAAAACTAACATACCTACCGTAGACCCCAATAACACCGATTTTTCTGTTGCAATAGGAGAAGTCAAAAGTCGAGGTATTGAACTGGATGTGACAGGGGAAATTTTACCAGGCTGGAAAATTATCGCTTCTGCTTTCTTAAATGATGCCTATGTTAGCAAAGACAATGATCCTTCCCTTGAAGGTGCGCGGTTAGCGAATGCACCTTATCATGGCGCTAGTCTGTGGACGACGTATGAAATTCAAAAGGGCGACTTGCAAGGGTTAGGGTTCGGTGCAGGTATTTTTTTTGTTGGCGATCGCGTTGCCAATCAGAGCGATCCCCTTATCATTCCTTCCTATGTCAGAACTGATGCAGCAATTTCTTATAAAAGTAATAATTGGCGGGCTGCACTCAACTTTAAGAACATTTTTAATGTTAACTACTATGACACCAATGGTTTCTTTATCTTCCCTCAAGCACCATTTACTGTCTTGGGAACTGTTTCAGTGCAGTTTTGATGAGCTAACGAAAGTGCGTGCGAATAAAGTGCAGGTTTATTTTTTTAAGCGATCGCATCACCAATCAAAGCAATCCTTGTGAATATTCCTTCCGATGTCAGAACTGATAGCGATCGCACAGCAAGTCTTATCTCTCATCAACACACCAAAACTACTTGTTTACTAACCATGTCTCCAAATCTAACAAACTGGTAAAATCCAATAAAGCTTCACCAAGATTTTCCAATTGCTCCAATGACAGGGTTTCTACCTGCTCGCGTATCCTTGGGGGCAATTCTCCCACCTTGCGAGTGAGTTGACGCAGAACAAGACTTCGTTCTCCTTTTTCTCGTCCTCGCTGTTCTCCTTGCTGTTGCCCTTCTTCAAGAATTTCCTGATAAATCACTGACTCGCGCATCATACCCTCCTGAAACAGTCTTCTAATCAAATTCTTCCTAAATTTTAACCCCGCTAAGATTTGGCTATAAGCCGAAATTTCTGCTCGTTGTGTTGTCTCTAACTGGTTCACCCGTTCCACAACTTGTTGTAATAAGGCTTGGGGTTGATTAGTCGCTGCCAGTGATGCCAATGGTAACAATGCCGAATCCTGGAGAAACTGTTCGGGGTTTTCTTCCCACATCCTAATCACACGATATTCGTGACGGGTGGTTTCCACTGTAAAGGCTGTTTCAATTTCACTTTCACAAAAGACGACGGGAAGCCCGTTCCTTTAAGGGGCGCTCAGAATCGTCGTTCGTCGTCTTGGGGCAAGGGGCATTCATGCATTGGCCAATGCCCAATTCCCAATTCACTTCGGCCCGCTTTCATCCCCCAGACTTCAGTCGGGGGATGAGCTTAACCTTGGGAGGAAGCAGCAACACCACAACTTGTGTGACTGGTAAACGGTACAACCGATACAACCGCACCCAATAATCCAACATTCGCAAAGGCAAAGGTGGTGTCGATTCTAATTTGGTTTGAAATTCTAAGTGTAAAATCCGTCCTTGCAATCGTAAGAATGTTACGTAATCTGCACGGATGGGTTCAATGCTCAATTCTGTTTTTAGGACTTTAACCCTAGTTTGGGGTGTACCTAATACCCAACTGGCGAATTTTTCCGGGTGTTTTTCTGATAGCAGTTTGCAGAGATTGTCGAAGGACATTAATAAATGGCTATTTCATTAGGCATTGTTATTATCCCGTAGAGATTCAGAAATATGATGCATTTCCTGAACCTGATTTTAGAACTTG is drawn from Chlorogloeopsis sp. ULAP01 and contains these coding sequences:
- a CDS encoding TonB-dependent siderophore receptor; protein product: PLPLPRGGEGEGLETPSAEGDEPIELVVTGEQDGYRVPDTSTATRTDTPLRDIPQSIQVVPQEVIKDQQITRISDAVRNVSGVTPVTSFSGSYDEYTIRGFTSYFNSSLRNGVKTRRTQFNYGTNIERVEVLKGPASVLYGQLEPGGTINYVTKQPLDEPYYSAEFVAGSYSFYRPSIDISGPLNADKTLLYRLNVAYENSDSFRDFIEGEVFSISPVLTYKLSDATTLNLEYEYIYSDRGFDRGFQPSPIYFELPRSRNLGEADDYYRINYHRAALTLDHRFSESLRLRSVLTAQSSLSQYKYINRSGLIEPDGRTVRRNYNENPDGLLSEDFSVQTDLIGKFNTGSIEHQLLLGLDLSRSTDNYSQSEKRGDFPSLDIFNPIYGLRPTNIQRGYEEYTKINTTGIYLQDQITLLPNLKLLLGGRYDFVDRNTLAGLNQDLTRSDFYDSAFSPRAGIVYQPSDFISLYASYSSSFVPNNDRTVTGEQLEPSRGTQYEVGVKGELFDKRLSATLAAYDITKTNIPTVDPNNTDFSVAIGEVKSRGIELDVTGEILPGWKIIASAFLNDAYVSKDNDPSLEGARLANAPYHGASLWTTYEIQKGDLQGLGFGAGIFFVGDRVANQSDPLIIPSYVRTDAAISYKSNNWRAALNFKNIFNVNYYDTNGFFIFPQAPFTVLGTVSVQF